From Macaca mulatta isolate MMU2019108-1 chromosome 3, T2T-MMU8v2.0, whole genome shotgun sequence, the proteins below share one genomic window:
- the INMT gene encoding indolethylamine N-methyltransferase (The RefSeq protein has 1 substitution compared to this genomic sequence), with product MEGGFTGGDEYQKHFLPRDYLATYYSFDGSPSPEAEILKFNLECLHKTFGPGGLQGDTLIDIGSGPTIYQVLAACESFRDITLSDFTDRNREELEKWLKKEPGAYDWTPVVKFACELEGNSGRWEEKEEKLRAAVKRVLKCDVHLGNPLAPAVLPPADCVLTLLAMECACCSLDAYRTALCNLASLLKPCGHLVTTVTLQISSYMVGKREFSCVALEKEEVEQAVLDAGFDIEQLLQNPQSYSVTNAASSGVCFIVARKKPRP from the exons ATGGAGGGTGGCTTCACTGGGGGTGATGAGTACCAGAAGCACTTCCTGCCCAGGGACTACTTGGCCACTTACTACAGCTTCGATGGCAGCCCCTCACCCGAGGCTGAGATACTGAAGTTTAACTTGGAATGTCTCCACAAGACCTTCGGCCCTG GAGGCCTTCAAGGGGACACACTGATCGACATTGGCTCAGGCCCTACCATCTATCAAGTTCTCGCTGCCTGTGAGTCCTTCCGAGACATCACTCTCTCCGACTTTACTGACCGCAACCGGGAGGAGCTGGAAAAGTGGCTGAAGAAGGAGCCGGAGGCCTATGACTGGACCCCGGTGGTGAAATTCGCCTGTGAGCTGGAAGGAAACAG cgGCCgttgggaggagaaggaggagaagctgCGGGCAGCAGTGAAGCGGGTGCTCAAGTGTGATGTCCACCTGGGCAACCCGCTGGCCCCTGCTGTGTTGCCCCCCGCCGACTGTGTGCTTACCCTGCTGGCCATGGAGTGTGCCTGCTGTAGCCTTGATGCCTACCGCACTGCACTGTGCAACCTTGCCTCACTGCTCAAGCCGTGTGGCCACCTGGTGACCACAGTCACGCTTCAGATCTCATCCTACATGGTGGGGAAGCGTGAATTTTCCTGTGTGGCcctggagaaggaggaggtggagcAGGCTGTCCTGGATGCTGGCTTTGACATTGAACAGCTCCTACAGAATCCCCAGAGCTACTCTGTCACCAATGCTGCCAGCTCTGGGGTCTGCTTCATTGTGGCTCGCAAGAAGCCTAGGCCCTGA